GGCTATCGATGTAAGTTTTCCACTCTTGGTTTTCTAATTTCACATCAATTAAACCTTTAGTGTTCGCTTTCCACATAGAAGCTGCAGCAATAGCCACTTTTTTGTGATTTTCATTGGTATTGTAAAGAATGCTGAATTTCAATGGATTTGCTTTGCTGTAACCAGCTTCTTCTAAGAGTTTAATGGCTTCTTCATTACGTTGAGCCATCGGTTCTTTTGAATAAGTAGGTTGTTGAATGAGATGACCTTCTTCGATGTAAGTTGGGGTAAACACATAGGTTGGTGTTTGACCTTGACCCAATACTTTATCGGTGATCACATGACGATCAAGGGATAAGTTCAAGGCTTTACGAATATTCACGTTATCAAAAGGCGCTTTCTTGTTGTTTAATTCATAAGAATAAGTTGCTAGGGTACGAGTAATGTATACTTCACCTGGCAATTCTTTTTGTAATTTAGCGAATTGTTCAGGCGGTAAACCATAACTGGTCATGTCTAAATCGCCCGCACGATAACGCGCCACATCGGTACTCGGGTTCTCAATAGCGAGAAATGTTGCGCTATTGATTACGGTTTCTTTATCGTTCCAATAAAGTGGGTTACGTTCAAATTCGATTTTTTCGTTAATGATGTGGTTAGCGAGCTTATACGCACCGTTACCCACGTAGTTTTCTTTTTTCACCCATGCATCACCCAATTTTTCGACTACTTTTTGTGGTAATGGCAATAAGGATTGGTGAGTGGTTAAACTGACCGCATAAGGCACAGGATTGGTTGCATGAATAACAAAGGTGTAATCATCTTTTGCTTCCACGCCTAATTCAACTGGTTTTTTCTTGCCGTCAATAATGTCTTGCGCATTTTCAACTTGTAAATAACTTAAGTAGCTCGCGTAAGGTGCGGCAGTTGCAGGATCCACTAAACGACGCCACGCAAATACGAAGTCGTGTGCAGTAACAGGATCGCCGTTTGACCATTTAGCATCTTTACGTAAATGGAATGTCCAGGTTTTGAAGTCAGGTGTATTTTCCCAGCTTTCAGCCACACCCGGTTGAAGTTTACCTTCAGAGTCTGAGGTGACTAAGCCTTCAAGTAATTGATAAGCGACGTTAGATTCCGGCACACCTTCGGTTTTTTGAGGGTCAAAACTTTGTGGTTCAGCCCCGTTATTGATCACGATATGTTGTTTTTCATTTAATTGTGTTCCCTCAGGTACTATAACTGCTTGCGCAGAATAGGAAAGAGCAAGAGTGATTGCAGAGAAGAGTAGTTTGTGTTGCATTTGAGCCTCCTTGTTATTAGGTGATATTTTTATAAGAGTCTTCCACTTATTAGCTCAAAAATTTATTTTTGTAAAGATTTGCAAGGGGATTATTTGAACAAATATTGAGTTTTGTGATTTGTGTCTAATAAATTGCGAAAAAATTGCTAAAAGTGATGATATGAGAAAGGAAATCTACAATGTATTGGTTTTTCCTATCGTAAATATTTTCCTTGATAAATTACCTTTTTAAGGTTAATTATGCTATCGTAGCCCAATTAGATTTAAACAAGTCCATTCAAGGAGAATACAATGACAACACAGTTAGATTCACTTCGTAATATGACCGTCGTCGTAGCGGATACTGGCAATATTGATGCAATCAAAAAATATCAACCACAAGATGCAACAACAAACCCATCTTTAATTTTAAGTGCTTCAGCATTACCACAATATGCCCTATTAATTGATGAAGCGGTTGCTTATGCAAAAGCACAAAGTGCAGATAAAGCACAACAATTAATTGATGCAGAAGATAAATTAGCGGTAAACATTGGCTTAGAAATTTTAAAAATTGTTCCAGGACGCATTTCAACAGAAGTAGATGCTCGCCTTTCTTACGATACTCAAGCAACCGTTGAAAAAGCACGTAAACTTATCGCACTTTATAATGCGGCGGGTATTTCAAATGATCGTATTTTGATCAAAATTGCTTCAACATGGCAAGGTATCCGTGCGGCAGAAATTCTTGAAAAAGAAGGTATTAACTGTAACTTAACCTTATTATTCTCTGAAGCGCAAGCTCGTGCGTGTGCTGAAGCGGGTGTTTATTTAATTTCGCCATTTGTAGGTCGTATTTTAGACTGGTACAAAGCAAATACCGATAAAAAAGAATATGCTCCAGCAGAAGACCCTGGCGTAATTTCTGTTACCAAAATCTATAATTACTACAAAGAATATGGCTACAACACCGTTGTGATGGGCGCAAGCTTCCGTAATGTAGGAGAAATTACTGAACTTGCAGGTTGCGATCGTTTAACCATTGCACCGGCATTACTCAAAGAATTACAAGAAAATTCAACCGCACTTGTACGCAAACTAGACTACAAAGGTGAAGTAAAAGCGAAACCTCAACCATTAACTGAAGCGGAGTTCTACTGGCAACATAATAGCGATGCGATGGCTGTTGAGAAATTAGCGGATGGTATTCGCAAATTTGCAGTTGACCAAGAGAAACTAGAAGCAATGCTTTCAGCAAAACTATAATTTTGAAAATATGAAAGTGCGGTTAGAAATAACCGCATTTTTTACTCTTATCATAAAATGTTCTAACTCTTAATAATTAGAACTTGACTAACTCACCAAAGTCATTGAAAATTCAAGACAAGTTTTGCTAAAGCAAAATGGGAACTGCCACTCTTAATGCAAAGTGCGGTTATTTTTTCTTTTTTCGGAGCAAATATATGTCAGGTATTTTTGAACAAACTCCTGCTAATCGTCGTCGTTATGGCGTAGCGATTTTTGTAGGTATTATTGCAGGTTTAATTTCTGCGTTCGTAAAATGGGGTGCAGAGCATCCATTCCCACCGCGTAGCCCAATCGATTTCTTCGCAGAAGCATGCAAAGTGGACATCACAGGGTTAAGCCAAGATCAAGTTCTTCAAGTTTGTTCACGTGCATTCTTAAATCCTCCCCACGTATTTTTACGTGATTATCTAGGTATTGACCCAACTCAAGCAGCTTTCACTTTTGCAGATCATGGTTTTGATTGGATTGGTGTGACTCATATTACTTTCTCATTAGTATTTGCTATCGCTTACTGTTTAGTGGCAGAACGTTTCCCTAAAATCAAATTTTGGCAGGGTATTGGGGCAGGTTTAATCGCCGATATTTGCGTACACTATATTACTTTCCCTGCGTTAGGTTTAACCCCACCTGTTGCAGAATGGCCGTTGTATGAGCATATTTCTGAATTAGTGGGACACATTTTCTGGTTCTGGACTATTGAGATTATTCGCCGTGATCTACGTAACCGTATTACTCACGAGCCAGATGCAGAAATTCCATTAAAAAATACAACAGAATAATCAATCTTTTTGAGTAAAAATGCCACCAATAAAGGTGGCATTTTTACTGACACTGAAATCCAAAATATCGTTTTACAAGAAAGTTAGTGCTAGAATTTAAATAAATTTTTTGTAGTTATCTTTCAAGTTGGTTAGAATAAAGACAATTTTTTGTGATAGGAAAGTGGAATGAAAAAAACACCTTTACTTGCGGTCGGCTTAATGGCAACAGCTGTATTAACGGGTTGTGCAACCAAAGCTGATGGTGAACGAAATGATAAATTAGAAAGTTTTAACCGTACGATGTTTGATTTTAACTATAAAGTGATGGATCGCTATGTGTTAGAACCTGCAGCAAAAGGTTGGCGTGATTATGTGCCAACACCAGTCACAAAAGGTCTATCCAATGTGGCAAACAATTTGGATGAGCCAGTGAGTTTTGTTAACCGTTTATTAGAAGGTGAGCCAAAAAAAGCCTTTGTTCACTTCAACCGTTTTTGGATTAACTCAACCTTTGGTCTCGGAGGCTTATTTGACTTTGCAAGTGCAAGCAAGGAATTACAGGTTTATGATCAACGTAGCTTTGGTGAAACATTGGGCACCTATGGTGTAGATGCAGGTACTTATATTGTATTGCCAATTTATAATGCGACGACGCCTCGTCAATTAACGGGGGCAGTAGTTGATGCAGCTTATACCTATCCTTTCTGGAATTGGGTAGGCGGTCCGTGGTCACTCGTAAAATATGGTGTGCAAGCGGTAGATAAACGCTCTAAGACATTGGATCAAACAGAGTTGCTAAATCAAGCACAAGATCCTTATGTTACTTTCCGCGAAGCTTATTATCAGAATTTAGAATTTAAAGTAAATGATGGTAAAGTGAAAGAAAGTTCACAGAAAGAACTGTCTGATGATGTATTAAAAGAAATAGATTAATTTGGCAAAAAGTGCGGTTGTTTTTACCGCGTTTTTTAAGGTAACGAAAAAGAAAGGGAGAATAATCATGTCTAATTATGGAATTAGTATTAAAGTCAATCCTATTCATACTAAAAAAGCCCCAGCAGCAATTGGTCCTTATGTTCAAGCGGTAGATTTAGGTAATTTAGTTTTAACATCGGGGCAAATCCCTGTCAATCCAGCAACGGGTGAAGTACCAAAAGATATTGTGGCTCAGGCGCGTCAATCGTTAGAAAATGTGAAAGCGATTATTGAAGAAGCTGGTTTGAAGGTGGGTGATATTGTTAAAACTACAGTGTTTGTGAAAGATCTTAATGATTTTGGTGCGGTAAATGCAGAGTATGAGAAATTCTTCAAAGAAAATAATCATCCGAATTTTCCTGCTCGTTCTTGCGTAGAAGTTGCTCGCTTACCAAAAGATGTTGGTTTGGAAATTGAAGCAATTGCTGTAAGAAAATAATCGCAAAGTGCGGTTGAAATCTGCAGATTTTTTCGACAATATACTTTACAAGAGCGAGATTAATCACTATAATCTCGCTCCTAAATTACGCTTAGCGTAAAATTTCTGGTTGGTGCTTGACCTATTCAAGCCCCGTCCAAGACCGTAGGGAATGGTTTGCAATAATCGTCTTAATAATCCTACGTAGATGGTGAACAGAATAAGAATATTTCTTGCTTCTGGGCACCGAAGTCGTCCTAGTCTGAAAGATAACTCTTTCGATGAGGTAAATTAATTCCGAGAAATCGGAGTGTATTCAGGAGCTAAAAGCCAATGGCATTAAATCTTCAAGACAAACAAGCAATTGTTGCTGAAGTAAATGAAGCAGCCAAAGGTGCACTTTCAGCAGTAATCGCGGATTCTCGCGGTGTAACTGTTGATAAAATGACTGAATTACGTAAAGCAGCTCGTGAAGCTGGTGTAACAATGCGTGTTGTTCGTAATACTTTATTACGTCGTGCGGTTGAAGGCACTGATTTCGAATGCTTACAAGATACGTTTGTAGGTCCAACACTTATCGCATTCTCTAACGAACACCCAGGTGCAGCAGCACGTTTGTTCAAAGATTTTGCTAAAGCAAACGATAAGTTTGAAATTAAAGGTGCAGCCTTTGAGGGTAAGATCCAAGATGTTGAATTCTTAGCAACATTACCAACTTACGAAGAAGCAATTGCACGTTTAATGGGCACAATGAAAGAAGCTGCGGCAGGCAAACTTGTTCGCACTTTTGCGGCATTACGCGACAAATTACAAGAAGCAGCTTAATCATTAAGCGTTTCTTACTTCATTTAACTTTATTAATTTTAGGAATTGATTGTTATGTCATTAACTAACGAACAAATCATTGAAGCGATTGCTTCTAAAACTGTAACTGAAATCGTTGAATTAATTACAGCGATGGAAGAGAAATTCGGCGTTTCTGCAGCAGCATTAGCAGCAGCTCCAGCAGCTGGCGGTGCAGCAGCAGCGGCAGAAGAAAAAACTGAATTCGACGTAGTTCTTGCTGAAGCTGGTGCTAACAAAGTAGCAGTTATCAAAGCAGTACGTGGTGCAACTGGTTTAGGCTTAAAAGAAGCTAAAGACTTAGTTGAATCTGCTCCAGCTAACTTAAAAGAAGGCATTTCTAAAGAAGAAGCTGAAGCACTTAAGAAAGAATTAGAAGAAGCTGGTGCAAAAGTAGAAATCAAATAATTTTTGATTCTCTTATGTCCTGTTTCTCAGGCTTAATGGCTGGTGGTTTACCATCAGCCATTTTGTGCTATCAAAAACGGCACAAAAACAGATAGGCATTTTCCGTTTAATGGTATCTGTTTCCACTTAAATTAATCAGACGTTTTAATTTAAGTAGCCCACTACAGAAGTAAGGTTCAGAGTGCGGTATCTAAAACGGCGTCAATCTCCGATATAAATAAAAAAACGTCAATCAATTTGACCGCACTTTTCTTTATATCAACTCGGTCTCACTAAAATTTACAGAGGAAAACCAATAATGGGTTACTCCTATACTGAGAAAAAACGAATTCGTAAAGACTTCGGCAAACGTCCGCAAGTTTTAAATGTACCTTATTTATTAACTATCCAATTAGATTCTTTTGATAAATTCATTCAAAAAGATCCTGAAGGTCAACAAGGCTTAGAAGCTGCATTCCGTTCTGTTTTTCCAATCGTAAGCAATAACGGTTATACAGAATTACAATATGTTGATTACCGTTTAGAAGAGCCAGAGTTTGATGTACGTGAATGTCAAATTCGTGGTTCCACTTATGCGGCAGGGTTGCGAGTCAAATTACGTTTAGTTAGCTACGATAAAGAATCTTCATCACATGCAGTAAAAGACATCAAAGAAAGCGAAGTGTACATGGGAGAAATCCCATTGATGACTGATAATGGTACCTTTGTGATCAATGGTACCGAGCGTGTTATTGTTTCACAATTACACCGTAGCCCAGGCGTATTCTTTGATTCTGATAAAGGGAAAACACACTCTTCAGGTAAAGTGCTGTATAACGCACGTATTATCCCTTACCGTGGGTCTTGGTTGGATTTCGAATTTGATCCAAAAGATAACTTATATGCACGTATTGACCGTCGTCGTAAATTACCAGCAACCATTATTTTACGTGCGTTAGGTTATACGGTTGAAGAAATCTTAAACTTATTCTTTGATAAAGTAACTTTCGAAATCGCTGGCAATAAATTACTCATGACATTAGTGCCAGAACGTCTACGTGGTGAAACGGCGACATTTGATATTGAAGCAAATGGCAAAGTATATGTTGAACGTGGTCGTCGTATTACAGCTCGTCACATCAAAGCATTAGAAAAAGATAATGTGACACAAGTTGAGGTGCCAACGGAATACATTATTGGTAAAGTTTCTGCAAAAGATTATGTTGATCTTGATTCTGGAGAGATTATTTGTCCAGTTAATAGTGAAATTTCATTAGAAGGATTAGCGAAGTTATCTCAAGCGGGCTATAAAGTCATCGAAACATTGTTTACTAACGATTTAGATTATGGTCCATATATTTCTGAGACATTACGCGTTGATCCAACTTACGATCGCATAAGCGCATTATATGAAATCTATCGTATGATGCGTCCAGGTGAACCACCTACACCCGAATCTTCAGAAGCGTTATTCAATAACTTATTCTTCTCTGCAGAACGTTATGATTTATCTGCAGTAGGTCGTATGAAGTTTAATCGCTCGTTAGGTATTCCTGAAGGCGAGGGTACGGGTATTTTAAGTAACGACGATATCATTGGCGTGATGAAAAAACTCATCGACATCCGCAATGGTCGTGGTGAAGTGGATGATATCGACCACTTGGGTAACCGTCGTATTCGTTCCGTAGGTGAAATGGCAGAAAACCAATTCCGTATTGGTTTAGTTCGTGTAGAAAGAGCGGTTAAAGAGCGTTTATCTTTAGGCGATTTAGATGCGATCACGCCACAAGACTTAATTAATCCAAAACCAATTTCTGCGGCAGTGAAAGAATTCTTTGGTTCTTCACAACTTTCGCAATTCATGGACCAAAACAATCCATTATCAGAAGTGACACATAAACGTCGTATTTCTGCATTAGGTCCAGGCGGTTTAACGCGTGAACGCGCAGGCTTTGAGGTACGTGACGTACATAACACCCACTATGGTCGTTTATGTCCAATTGAAACTCCTGAAGGTCCAAACATCGGTTTGATCAACTCACTTTCTGCGTTTGCTCGTACGAACGATTATGGTTTCTTAGAAACCCCGTATCGTAAAGTAGTGAATGGTCAAGTAACCGAAGAAATTGAATACTTATCTGCAATTGATGAAGCAAACTACATCATTGCACAGGCGAACTCAAATCTTGATGAGAACAATCGCTTTACTGATGCATTCGTTACTGCGCGTGGTGAGCGTGGTGAATCTGGTCTTTATAAACCAGAAGAAATTCATTATATGGACGTTTCAACTCAACAAGTGGTATCTGTGGCTGCAGCGTTAATTCCATTCTTAGAGCATGACGATGCGAACCGTGCCTTAATGGGTGCGAACATGCAACGTCAAGCGGTTCCAACTTTACGTGCTGATAAGCCGTTAGTGGGTACAGGTATGGAAAAACCAATCGCACTAGACTCAGGTGTGGCGGTTGTGGCGAAACGTGGTGGTACAGTTCAATACGTTGATGCTTCTCGTATCGTTATCAAAGTAAATGAAGACGAAACTGTAGCAGGCGAAGCAGGTATTGATATTTATAACTTAATTAAATACACCCGCTCTAACCAAAATACCTGTATCAACCAAATTCCTTGTGTGAATTTAGGCGATCCAATTAACCGTGGTGAAGTATTAGCTGATGGTCCTTCAACAGATTTAGGTGAATTAGCATTAGGTCAAAATATCCGTGTGGCGTTCATGCCTTGGAACGGTTATAACTTCGAAGACTCAATGTTAGTTTCTGAGCGTGTTGTACAACAAGACCGCTTCACGACAATCCACATTCAAGAATTATCTTGTGTGGCACGTGATACTAAATTAGGTTCTGAAGAAATCACTGCGGATATTCCAAACGTAGGTGAATCTGCATTAAGCAAATTGGATGAATCAGGTATTGTTTATGTGGGTGCTGAAGTGAAAGGTGGTGACATCTTAGTCGGTAAAGTCACCCCTAAAGGCGAAACTCAATTAACACCAGAAGAAAAATTGTTACGTGCAATCTTCGGTGAAAAAGCATCTGATGTGAAAGACTCTTCATTACGTGTACCAAACAGCGTAAGTGGTACTGTAATTGACGTTCAAGTCTTCACCCGTGATGGCGTAGAAAAAGACAAACGTGCATTAGAAATTGAAGAAATGCAGTTAAAACAAGCTAAGAAAGACCTTTCTGATGAATTAGAAATCTTAGAAGCTGGCTTGTTTGCTCGTGTACGTAATGTGCTTATTGCAGGTGGTATTGATGCGGCTCAATTAGATAAAATGGATCGCACTAAATGGTTAGAGCAAACCATTTCAGATGAAGAAAAACAAAACCAATTAGAACAGCTTGCTGAGCAATATGAAGAATTACGTA
This is a stretch of genomic DNA from Haemophilus parainfluenzae. It encodes these proteins:
- the rplJ gene encoding 50S ribosomal protein L10 yields the protein MALNLQDKQAIVAEVNEAAKGALSAVIADSRGVTVDKMTELRKAAREAGVTMRVVRNTLLRRAVEGTDFECLQDTFVGPTLIAFSNEHPGAAARLFKDFAKANDKFEIKGAAFEGKIQDVEFLATLPTYEEAIARLMGTMKEAAAGKLVRTFAALRDKLQEAA
- the rpoB gene encoding DNA-directed RNA polymerase subunit beta codes for the protein MGYSYTEKKRIRKDFGKRPQVLNVPYLLTIQLDSFDKFIQKDPEGQQGLEAAFRSVFPIVSNNGYTELQYVDYRLEEPEFDVRECQIRGSTYAAGLRVKLRLVSYDKESSSHAVKDIKESEVYMGEIPLMTDNGTFVINGTERVIVSQLHRSPGVFFDSDKGKTHSSGKVLYNARIIPYRGSWLDFEFDPKDNLYARIDRRRKLPATIILRALGYTVEEILNLFFDKVTFEIAGNKLLMTLVPERLRGETATFDIEANGKVYVERGRRITARHIKALEKDNVTQVEVPTEYIIGKVSAKDYVDLDSGEIICPVNSEISLEGLAKLSQAGYKVIETLFTNDLDYGPYISETLRVDPTYDRISALYEIYRMMRPGEPPTPESSEALFNNLFFSAERYDLSAVGRMKFNRSLGIPEGEGTGILSNDDIIGVMKKLIDIRNGRGEVDDIDHLGNRRIRSVGEMAENQFRIGLVRVERAVKERLSLGDLDAITPQDLINPKPISAAVKEFFGSSQLSQFMDQNNPLSEVTHKRRISALGPGGLTRERAGFEVRDVHNTHYGRLCPIETPEGPNIGLINSLSAFARTNDYGFLETPYRKVVNGQVTEEIEYLSAIDEANYIIAQANSNLDENNRFTDAFVTARGERGESGLYKPEEIHYMDVSTQQVVSVAAALIPFLEHDDANRALMGANMQRQAVPTLRADKPLVGTGMEKPIALDSGVAVVAKRGGTVQYVDASRIVIKVNEDETVAGEAGIDIYNLIKYTRSNQNTCINQIPCVNLGDPINRGEVLADGPSTDLGELALGQNIRVAFMPWNGYNFEDSMLVSERVVQQDRFTTIHIQELSCVARDTKLGSEEITADIPNVGESALSKLDESGIVYVGAEVKGGDILVGKVTPKGETQLTPEEKLLRAIFGEKASDVKDSSLRVPNSVSGTVIDVQVFTRDGVEKDKRALEIEEMQLKQAKKDLSDELEILEAGLFARVRNVLIAGGIDAAQLDKMDRTKWLEQTISDEEKQNQLEQLAEQYEELRKEFEHKLEVQRKKIIKGDDLAPGVLKVVKVYLAVKRHIQPGDKMAGRHGNKGVISKINPVEDMPYDENGQPVEIVLNPLGVPSRMNIGQILETHLGLAAKGIGNQINAMIKQKQDVEKLRGYMQKAYDLGHGAQKVDLSTFSDDEIMRLAENLRKGLPVATPVFDGADEQEIKEMLKLGGLPTSGQITLYDGRTGEKFERPVTVGYMYMLKLNHLVDDKMHARSTGSYSLVTQQPLGGKAQFGGQRFGEMEVWALEAYGAAYTLQEMLTVKSDDVNGRTKMYKNIVGGNQQMDPGTPESFNVIMKEIRSLGLNIELDEE
- a CDS encoding VacJ family lipoprotein, with product MKKTPLLAVGLMATAVLTGCATKADGERNDKLESFNRTMFDFNYKVMDRYVLEPAAKGWRDYVPTPVTKGLSNVANNLDEPVSFVNRLLEGEPKKAFVHFNRFWINSTFGLGGLFDFASASKELQVYDQRSFGETLGTYGVDAGTYIVLPIYNATTPRQLTGAVVDAAYTYPFWNWVGGPWSLVKYGVQAVDKRSKTLDQTELLNQAQDPYVTFREAYYQNLEFKVNDGKVKESSQKELSDDVLKEID
- a CDS encoding ABC transporter substrate-binding protein, with the protein product MQHKLLFSAITLALSYSAQAVIVPEGTQLNEKQHIVINNGAEPQSFDPQKTEGVPESNVAYQLLEGLVTSDSEGKLQPGVAESWENTPDFKTWTFHLRKDAKWSNGDPVTAHDFVFAWRRLVDPATAAPYASYLSYLQVENAQDIIDGKKKPVELGVEAKDDYTFVIHATNPVPYAVSLTTHQSLLPLPQKVVEKLGDAWVKKENYVGNGAYKLANHIINEKIEFERNPLYWNDKETVINSATFLAIENPSTDVARYRAGDLDMTSYGLPPEQFAKLQKELPGEVYITRTLATYSYELNNKKAPFDNVNIRKALNLSLDRHVITDKVLGQGQTPTYVFTPTYIEEGHLIQQPTYSKEPMAQRNEEAIKLLEEAGYSKANPLKFSILYNTNENHKKVAIAAASMWKANTKGLIDVKLENQEWKTYIDSRRAGRYDVARAGWNADYNQATTFGNYFLSNSSNNTAKYANPEYDKAIAESYVATDAEGRAKAYAKAEEILAKDYGIVPIFNYVNPRLVKPYVKGYSGKDPQDHIYLRNLYIIKH
- a CDS encoding YagU family protein, with protein sequence MSGIFEQTPANRRRYGVAIFVGIIAGLISAFVKWGAEHPFPPRSPIDFFAEACKVDITGLSQDQVLQVCSRAFLNPPHVFLRDYLGIDPTQAAFTFADHGFDWIGVTHITFSLVFAIAYCLVAERFPKIKFWQGIGAGLIADICVHYITFPALGLTPPVAEWPLYEHISELVGHIFWFWTIEIIRRDLRNRITHEPDAEIPLKNTTE
- the tal gene encoding transaldolase: MTTQLDSLRNMTVVVADTGNIDAIKKYQPQDATTNPSLILSASALPQYALLIDEAVAYAKAQSADKAQQLIDAEDKLAVNIGLEILKIVPGRISTEVDARLSYDTQATVEKARKLIALYNAAGISNDRILIKIASTWQGIRAAEILEKEGINCNLTLLFSEAQARACAEAGVYLISPFVGRILDWYKANTDKKEYAPAEDPGVISVTKIYNYYKEYGYNTVVMGASFRNVGEITELAGCDRLTIAPALLKELQENSTALVRKLDYKGEVKAKPQPLTEAEFYWQHNSDAMAVEKLADGIRKFAVDQEKLEAMLSAKL
- a CDS encoding RidA family protein gives rise to the protein MSNYGISIKVNPIHTKKAPAAIGPYVQAVDLGNLVLTSGQIPVNPATGEVPKDIVAQARQSLENVKAIIEEAGLKVGDIVKTTVFVKDLNDFGAVNAEYEKFFKENNHPNFPARSCVEVARLPKDVGLEIEAIAVRK
- the rplL gene encoding 50S ribosomal protein L7/L12, which produces MSLTNEQIIEAIASKTVTEIVELITAMEEKFGVSAAALAAAPAAGGAAAAAEEKTEFDVVLAEAGANKVAVIKAVRGATGLGLKEAKDLVESAPANLKEGISKEEAEALKKELEEAGAKVEIK